Proteins encoded in a region of the Fibrobacter sp. UWB15 genome:
- a CDS encoding lamin tail domain-containing protein — MDIKKILLAGSAVTAMVLATSCSSDKSTEPDPVDPTVSSSSEGGANPDPTSSAGDTPVTGSSSSVNGDNPQPELSSATEIDDPSVTQMAITEIMYNADDGSALEWVEVTIQSGPDISSMLASGMRLDGALSYTFPNEELKKGEYIVVTNDKDLFMQTYPTFNGRLYGPWDVDPKTGAVAKLSNEGDVIDVKLTGEGDVSCSYSMEPPWPSLANGKGRTLVYKGGNAAQATSWGASKIMNGNPGVGNDEWLTTSNIRLNEIMPTGTGTDAWVELYNAGSADVDVTGWVFESKIRKEKLTIKAGTVPAKGYLVLNAATDFNDSEGAAKELIVSDIGGSYYLYGAVEGDESSLLLPSSKLSSGVVDLSDGSTAQGALVQATPGAANSALYIGSLVISEIHYHPNEEDLNDVEFLELKNLSETPITPFEKLSNGNRGWKVEGINFEFASTDVIPAGGIVVLFPDSLQSSGLTADKLRTRYSIDAGVVISFYSGKLSNRGETIAVKKPYFYQKDASNPLNDQWYYDWSDATLYSDKWSGNGVDYKRADGFGYSLQRKDFTTMGYEAAAWTVDKPTPGK; from the coding sequence ATGGATATCAAAAAAATTCTTTTGGCTGGTTCGGCAGTAACCGCAATGGTTCTTGCCACCTCTTGCTCCAGTGACAAATCTACGGAACCGGATCCTGTCGATCCGACCGTTTCTTCGTCTTCAGAAGGTGGTGCGAATCCTGACCCGACTTCGTCTGCTGGCGATACTCCTGTGACGGGTTCTTCGAGCAGCGTTAATGGCGATAATCCTCAGCCGGAGCTGTCTTCTGCTACTGAAATTGACGATCCTTCGGTCACCCAAATGGCGATTACCGAAATCATGTATAATGCTGACGATGGTTCCGCATTGGAATGGGTCGAAGTGACAATCCAGAGTGGTCCGGATATCAGCAGTATGCTTGCTTCGGGCATGCGTCTGGACGGAGCTCTTTCTTATACGTTCCCGAACGAAGAACTCAAGAAGGGCGAATACATTGTCGTGACTAACGACAAGGATTTGTTCATGCAGACTTATCCCACTTTCAATGGCCGTCTCTATGGCCCGTGGGATGTTGACCCGAAGACGGGTGCTGTGGCCAAGCTTTCGAACGAAGGCGACGTGATTGACGTGAAACTGACGGGTGAAGGCGACGTGAGCTGCTCTTACAGCATGGAACCGCCTTGGCCGTCTCTTGCCAACGGCAAGGGCCGTACGCTTGTGTACAAGGGCGGCAACGCTGCTCAGGCAACCTCCTGGGGTGCAAGCAAGATTATGAACGGTAATCCGGGTGTGGGCAACGATGAATGGCTCACGACTTCGAATATCCGCTTGAACGAAATCATGCCGACCGGTACGGGTACCGATGCTTGGGTTGAACTTTACAATGCAGGCAGCGCCGATGTCGACGTGACCGGCTGGGTTTTTGAATCCAAGATCCGTAAGGAAAAACTCACGATCAAGGCCGGTACGGTTCCTGCAAAGGGTTACCTTGTCCTGAATGCTGCAACCGATTTTAACGATAGCGAAGGTGCTGCCAAGGAACTGATCGTTAGCGATATCGGTGGTTCTTACTACCTGTATGGCGCTGTCGAAGGTGATGAATCCAGCTTGCTCTTGCCGTCTAGCAAGCTTTCGAGCGGCGTGGTGGATTTGAGCGATGGTTCTACGGCTCAAGGCGCCCTTGTACAGGCTACGCCGGGGGCCGCCAACAGTGCTCTTTATATCGGTTCTTTGGTCATTAGCGAAATTCACTACCATCCGAACGAAGAAGACTTGAACGACGTGGAATTCTTGGAACTCAAGAATTTGTCTGAAACGCCCATTACGCCGTTTGAAAAACTTTCAAACGGAAACAGAGGTTGGAAGGTCGAAGGTATTAATTTTGAATTTGCTTCGACTGACGTGATTCCGGCTGGCGGCATTGTAGTGCTGTTCCCGGATTCCTTGCAGAGTAGTGGTTTGACTGCTGATAAACTGCGTACGCGCTATTCGATCGACGCTGGCGTGGTGATTAGCTTCTATAGCGGTAAGCTTTCTAACCGTGGTGAAACCATTGCCGTCAAGAAACCTTACTTCTACCAGAAAGATGCTTCGAACCCGCTTAATGACCAATGGTACTACGACTGGTCCGATGCTACGCTCTATAGCGATAAGTGGAGCGGCAATGGTGTTGACTACAAGCGCGCTGATGGTTTCGGCTATAGCTTGCAACGTAAGGACTTCACCACGATGGGTTATGAAGCTGCCGCTTGGACGGTGGACAAGCCCACTCCTGGTAAGTAA
- a CDS encoding polyphosphate polymerase domain-containing protein, giving the protein MAEARGFSLLERFELKYHIPVEWADRIGAFLAPYCEEDYYSKITPGGFYWITNLYLDSPSWTFLGWKKKQLLDRFNMRIRTYGEHPAQDGTFHFECKRKIKNICYKSRGTIKGINPGEVWHMKPEDWPCKGEKDRMYIKDFLYKTELYNAHPRLLTQYKRRAWFGLREEYSRVTIDTGMRFREENGFDYTVDPHYMHSTGIPRFFQPGCDAVLELKCPCSQVPYWMFDLIKFLNLKHAAFSKFGNAAAEWKRVYENPRRFKTPYWTKLAVGAGENY; this is encoded by the coding sequence ATGGCCGAAGCCCGCGGATTCAGTCTTCTCGAAAGGTTCGAACTCAAGTACCACATTCCTGTGGAATGGGCGGACCGTATCGGTGCATTCCTTGCTCCGTACTGCGAAGAAGACTACTACTCTAAAATTACGCCGGGCGGATTCTACTGGATTACGAACCTCTATTTGGATTCGCCTAGCTGGACGTTCCTCGGCTGGAAAAAGAAACAGTTGCTGGATCGCTTCAATATGCGCATTCGCACTTACGGTGAACACCCGGCTCAAGACGGAACATTCCATTTTGAATGCAAGCGCAAAATCAAGAACATTTGCTACAAGAGCCGTGGAACCATCAAGGGCATTAACCCGGGCGAAGTCTGGCACATGAAACCCGAAGACTGGCCGTGCAAGGGTGAAAAGGACCGCATGTACATCAAGGATTTCTTGTACAAGACGGAACTCTACAATGCACACCCGAGACTCTTGACCCAGTACAAACGCCGTGCCTGGTTCGGACTTCGCGAAGAATATTCCCGCGTGACGATTGATACCGGCATGCGCTTCCGCGAAGAAAACGGTTTTGATTATACAGTTGACCCGCATTACATGCATTCGACAGGTATTCCCAGGTTCTTCCAGCCGGGGTGCGATGCCGTGCTCGAACTCAAGTGCCCGTGTTCCCAGGTGCCCTACTGGATGTTCGATTTGATCAAGTTCCTGAACTTGAAACATGCCGCATTCTCCAAGTTCGGTAACGCCGCTGCCGAATGGAAGCGTGTTTACGAAAATCCGCGCCGATTCAAGACTCCGTACTGGACGAAGCTTGCCGTGGGCGCCGGTGAAAATTATTAA
- a CDS encoding HlyD family secretion protein, protein MNKLSDMLENFWNTHKSNAGVAYVYGHKLSIAWVLCVIIAIILGFMYQGKIATFQGIAEAAETTISVPSPTEVVKVHVMPGQAINVGDTIVELNRPDLTLRIAEVTRELDASEGRSNLSAADIDQKVAAVKADLATKTLTLKSEINRLESEYKKNKEIASKLKSLKNSNSEADGNDAMAMQIKGLKNELAVANANANEQIKLLRSSNRLQKDAGKSEVENLKKELEELQKQQEELIQIAKESWVVGSVNVHDGEKVSSFAPIVTLTHKSPTLVRGYIHERMYQRMDIGETVKVKSLGATGKPVKGKVVGLSSRIVEFPMRMWKMPEMPIHGREVIITIPAENSFLLGEMVTISE, encoded by the coding sequence ATGAACAAGCTTAGCGATATGCTCGAAAATTTTTGGAATACGCACAAGAGTAACGCCGGTGTTGCCTACGTTTACGGTCACAAGCTTTCTATTGCCTGGGTTCTTTGCGTAATCATTGCCATTATTCTTGGGTTCATGTATCAGGGCAAGATTGCGACCTTCCAGGGTATTGCAGAAGCTGCCGAAACGACCATTAGCGTGCCGAGTCCCACCGAAGTGGTCAAGGTACATGTGATGCCGGGGCAGGCAATCAATGTGGGCGATACCATCGTGGAACTCAACCGCCCGGACCTCACGCTCCGTATAGCCGAAGTGACTCGTGAACTGGATGCTAGTGAAGGCCGTAGCAACCTCTCTGCCGCCGACATCGACCAGAAGGTCGCTGCAGTCAAGGCAGACCTTGCCACGAAGACTCTTACCTTGAAGTCTGAAATCAACAGACTTGAAAGCGAATACAAGAAGAACAAGGAAATCGCATCCAAGCTCAAGAGCCTCAAGAATTCTAATTCTGAAGCCGATGGCAACGACGCCATGGCTATGCAGATCAAGGGACTCAAGAACGAACTTGCCGTTGCAAATGCTAATGCCAACGAACAAATCAAACTTCTGCGCAGCAGCAATCGCTTGCAGAAAGATGCCGGCAAGAGCGAAGTCGAAAACCTGAAAAAGGAACTCGAAGAACTTCAGAAACAGCAGGAAGAACTTATCCAGATTGCCAAGGAAAGCTGGGTCGTGGGTTCCGTGAATGTTCATGACGGCGAAAAAGTGTCTAGTTTCGCTCCGATTGTCACCCTCACTCACAAGTCTCCGACATTGGTTCGTGGCTACATCCACGAAAGAATGTACCAGCGCATGGATATTGGCGAAACCGTCAAGGTGAAGTCGCTCGGCGCTACGGGTAAGCCGGTGAAGGGCAAGGTGGTTGGCCTTTCCAGCCGCATTGTGGAATTCCCGATGCGTATGTGGAAGATGCCTGAAATGCCGATTCACGGCCGCGAAGTTATTATCACAATCCCTGCTGAAAATTCGTTCCTCTTGGGAGAAATGGTCACTATTTCGGAGTAA
- a CDS encoding DUF4956 domain-containing protein codes for MLDLLAVQSGTANATLITLAYTLILTFILSSVIAWTYEKTFLGLSYSRNFVQAIVLSAVVAATVMQAIGDNVGRGLGMMGALSVVRFRTSFKDPRDIMFVFASLGAGIGCGVYAWGAAVGGTIAFSAVAFLLSRTGLGTKHFFDGMLRFALPNEAKVRGQIEDIMKSSLKTFILITMREVDGGARLDVAYQIRLRATHPAAEILSELSKIEGISDVQFMMQDATTEM; via the coding sequence ATGCTCGACCTATTAGCCGTCCAATCCGGCACCGCCAACGCCACTCTCATTACGTTGGCGTACACCTTGATTCTCACATTTATCCTTTCTTCGGTGATTGCCTGGACCTACGAAAAAACCTTCCTTGGTTTGTCGTATTCGAGAAATTTTGTGCAGGCCATTGTGCTTAGTGCCGTTGTCGCTGCCACTGTGATGCAGGCTATCGGTGATAACGTGGGTCGCGGTCTTGGTATGATGGGCGCTCTTTCCGTGGTTCGCTTTAGAACATCTTTTAAGGACCCGCGTGACATTATGTTCGTGTTCGCATCGCTCGGCGCCGGTATCGGTTGCGGTGTGTACGCCTGGGGTGCTGCCGTGGGTGGCACGATTGCCTTTAGCGCGGTTGCTTTCCTCCTTTCCCGTACTGGTCTTGGTACCAAGCATTTCTTTGACGGTATGCTCCGTTTTGCGCTCCCCAACGAAGCCAAGGTCCGTGGTCAGATCGAAGACATCATGAAGTCTAGTCTCAAGACGTTCATCTTGATTACGATGCGTGAAGTTGACGGCGGTGCTCGCCTTGACGTTGCTTACCAGATTCGCCTGCGTGCCACTCATCCGGCTGCAGAAATCCTGAGCGAACTCTCTAAAATCGAAGGCATCTCGGACGTGCAGTTCATGATGCAAGACGCCACGACGGAAATGTAA
- a CDS encoding VWA domain-containing protein, whose protein sequence is MRFAEPMFLWGLLTLPLFALLFVYAYHRRKKLAARFVSLSMLPKLSTSVSPWRRLAKVTILLFAIAFLFVALARPQWGRKMEHIERRGLDLVLLQDISLSMLAEDIKPNRLTRSRHEISAFLESLSGDRVGLVAFSGEAQVMVPLTLDYGTVQMMLKELTPGWLMPGTNLEKAIRKGMDLYRNSGSAGQYSVMILMSDGEELEAAAVNAAKEAAEMGIRIYTIGIGSREGVPIPVHSKNGEVAYKKDMQGNIVTTRLEDGTLQEIASVTGGLYFYASPGEFQLQKVLSEIANLEKKEQASDRMENYQDRYQIFLGLAALLFLIEALVSERGRRRRAGAGRFN, encoded by the coding sequence ATGCGATTTGCTGAACCGATGTTCTTGTGGGGCCTTTTAACGCTCCCGTTGTTTGCGCTTCTTTTTGTGTATGCATACCACCGTCGCAAAAAGCTTGCCGCACGCTTTGTTTCGCTTTCGATGTTGCCAAAGCTTTCGACTTCGGTGTCGCCCTGGCGTAGGCTTGCGAAGGTGACCATTTTGTTGTTTGCGATAGCCTTCTTGTTTGTGGCTCTTGCACGCCCGCAGTGGGGCCGTAAAATGGAACATATCGAACGCCGCGGCCTCGATTTGGTGCTGCTGCAGGACATTTCACTTTCGATGCTTGCCGAAGACATCAAGCCGAATCGCTTGACCCGTAGCCGTCATGAAATTTCGGCGTTCTTGGAATCGCTTTCGGGTGACCGTGTGGGGCTTGTGGCGTTCTCGGGCGAAGCCCAGGTGATGGTGCCTCTGACTCTTGATTACGGCACCGTACAGATGATGCTCAAGGAACTGACTCCAGGCTGGCTCATGCCGGGTACGAACCTCGAAAAGGCGATTCGCAAGGGAATGGATCTTTACAGGAATTCAGGAAGTGCAGGCCAGTACTCCGTGATGATTTTGATGAGCGATGGCGAAGAACTTGAAGCCGCTGCCGTGAATGCTGCTAAAGAAGCTGCTGAAATGGGAATCCGCATTTACACGATCGGTATCGGCTCTCGCGAAGGTGTGCCTATTCCGGTGCATTCTAAAAACGGTGAAGTCGCTTACAAGAAAGACATGCAGGGAAACATTGTGACGACGCGTCTCGAAGACGGAACCTTGCAAGAAATCGCAAGCGTCACCGGCGGTCTTTACTTCTATGCAAGCCCCGGTGAATTCCAATTGCAAAAGGTGCTCTCTGAAATTGCAAACCTCGAGAAAAAGGAGCAGGCCTCTGATCGTATGGAAAATTATCAGGACCGCTACCAGATATTCTTGGGCCTTGCTGCACTCCTTTTCTTGATCGAAGCTTTGGTGTCCGAAAGGGGCCGTCGCCGTCGCGCTGGAGCGGGTCGATTTAACTAA
- a CDS encoding VWA domain-containing protein — MDIGALHFQNPEAFWLLLLVPVLVGWYIYREHRRKSTIKFPALSIAKRAVPSRRVKFRHIVPILRMAALVCFVVALARPQNAMEVEYTSTDGVDIMLALDISGSMGTLDMLTRMEQAKLGVMNAERILKSGDYWKYSRLGYAQQVIADFIQKRHSDRIGLSAFGARSITQCPLTLDYGSLLEILKATDDLARDSIMNSRTAIGDGLMNALARLQKSEAKSKVVVLLTDGRDNASVVPPMRAADVAQSLGVKVYTVGVGKKSGKILAFQQNPWTGDISWGERDITPEEGIDEGVLRSVAQKTGGRFYRAENKEELEKIYSEIDELEKTEIETVAYARYAEKFYPWLLVGALLILLELLLANTRFVRIP; from the coding sequence ATGGATATTGGTGCGTTACATTTTCAGAATCCCGAGGCCTTTTGGCTCCTACTTTTGGTTCCTGTTTTAGTCGGTTGGTATATCTATCGCGAACACCGCCGCAAGAGTACTATCAAATTTCCGGCCCTTTCGATTGCTAAGCGCGCGGTTCCGAGCCGTCGCGTTAAATTTCGCCATATTGTGCCGATTTTGCGCATGGCCGCCCTCGTGTGCTTTGTGGTTGCACTTGCCCGCCCGCAGAACGCCATGGAAGTGGAATACACCTCTACTGATGGCGTCGACATTATGCTTGCGCTCGACATTTCGGGGTCCATGGGCACGCTTGACATGCTTACCCGCATGGAGCAGGCTAAACTCGGCGTGATGAATGCGGAACGCATTCTTAAGTCGGGCGATTACTGGAAGTATAGCCGTCTGGGTTATGCCCAACAGGTGATTGCGGACTTTATCCAGAAGCGTCACAGCGACCGAATAGGTCTTTCCGCTTTCGGAGCACGCTCGATTACGCAATGCCCCTTGACGCTCGATTATGGCTCCTTGCTCGAAATTTTGAAGGCAACGGATGACCTTGCTCGCGATAGCATTATGAATAGCCGTACGGCAATCGGTGATGGCCTGATGAATGCTTTGGCCCGTCTGCAAAAGTCCGAAGCCAAGTCCAAGGTGGTGGTGCTTTTGACCGATGGTCGCGACAATGCTAGCGTGGTGCCGCCTATGCGTGCCGCCGATGTGGCCCAGTCGCTGGGTGTTAAAGTCTATACGGTGGGCGTTGGTAAAAAGAGTGGTAAGATTCTTGCATTCCAGCAGAACCCCTGGACCGGTGATATCTCTTGGGGCGAACGTGACATTACGCCCGAAGAGGGCATTGACGAAGGCGTGCTCAGGTCTGTGGCTCAAAAGACGGGCGGCCGCTTCTACCGTGCCGAAAACAAGGAAGAATTGGAAAAGATTTACTCCGAAATCGATGAACTCGAAAAGACCGAAATTGAAACGGTGGCTTATGCCCGCTATGCCGAAAAGTTCTACCCCTGGCTTTTAGTGGGTGCCTTGTTGATTTTGCTTGAACTGTTGCTTGCGAATACGCGCTTTGTGCGCATCCCGTAA
- a CDS encoding acyltransferase family protein: MEPATPTTVAKPRYAFVDLAKGICIMLVVWHHVVSTWGLETYPLKETVSTFRMPLYFFLSGLFFKEYAGFFDFSRRKINKLLIPFAFFFVTLSCILPFVLHCLHLRGNPGAAVWYSFVWKQSFPNIPVWFLLSLFWTNLMFYGLYLVAKKVVARKFPQYATSSLVVLSVAFGLVGFFLGRYNIKLPLFWASSMASIPYFCAGHVAYRYTKLLTPNRLDRWNIPFAFLCFGLVVALAWNAPPDSVSYVSNRYWFPIWNVYLCGILGTLAVLFFSKAIKKLPLVSYFGRFSIMVLVTHGWVQWGIIKILQENHVHWPRPVALAFVFVVTMLLYLGIIPFMKRFLPHVTAQKDVF; this comes from the coding sequence ATGGAACCTGCGACGCCCACAACTGTTGCAAAGCCGCGCTACGCTTTTGTCGACTTGGCGAAAGGCATTTGCATTATGCTTGTGGTGTGGCACCATGTGGTAAGTACCTGGGGCCTTGAAACATATCCTCTCAAAGAAACGGTTTCTACATTTAGAATGCCTTTGTACTTCTTTTTGTCGGGGCTGTTCTTTAAGGAATATGCGGGATTCTTTGATTTCAGCCGTCGCAAAATCAACAAACTCCTGATACCCTTCGCATTCTTTTTCGTGACTCTTTCGTGCATACTCCCGTTTGTATTGCATTGTCTGCACTTGCGAGGAAATCCCGGTGCTGCCGTTTGGTATTCGTTTGTCTGGAAACAGTCTTTCCCGAATATCCCGGTTTGGTTTTTGCTGAGCCTCTTTTGGACGAACCTGATGTTTTACGGGCTGTACTTGGTCGCAAAAAAAGTCGTCGCCAGAAAGTTCCCGCAGTATGCGACGTCCTCTTTAGTGGTGCTTTCGGTTGCGTTTGGCCTGGTAGGCTTTTTCCTGGGCCGCTACAATATCAAGCTTCCGTTGTTCTGGGCGTCTTCGATGGCGTCGATTCCGTATTTTTGCGCGGGGCACGTCGCCTACCGCTATACTAAACTTCTGACCCCGAATCGACTGGACCGTTGGAATATTCCTTTTGCCTTTTTGTGCTTTGGCTTGGTTGTTGCGCTTGCGTGGAATGCCCCTCCTGATTCGGTGAGTTACGTGAGCAACCGCTATTGGTTCCCGATTTGGAACGTTTACCTGTGCGGCATCTTAGGGACGCTTGCGGTGCTGTTCTTTTCGAAGGCGATAAAGAAATTACCACTGGTGTCTTATTTTGGAAGGTTTTCTATCATGGTGCTTGTGACTCACGGATGGGTTCAGTGGGGAATTATTAAAATTTTGCAGGAAAACCATGTGCATTGGCCGCGGCCTGTAGCACTTGCCTTTGTTTTTGTGGTGACCATGCTGCTGTATTTGGGCATTATTCCGTTCATGAAGCGCTTCTTGCCCCATGTGACCGCGCAGAAAGATGTGTTTTGA
- a CDS encoding alpha/beta fold hydrolase translates to MSENLVHTVSTGSFEMDYARIGSGPKPLIVIPGLSIKSVMKSAASLEGPYKIFKEKYTLYFFDRKKDAKPGYSLPEMADDQVAALKALGIENADIYGVSQGGMVAQYMAIRNPEVVNKLVLGSSTSKAEPRQITTIRNWAHLARARERAALVNSFIDDCFSEKFVTRYRRALLALYKEISDEELDRFALFSDACDYVDTYDDLGKIKCPVLVLGAGKDLVTTPEASVKLAEKLKAEGVPCEFYMYEDCGHAVFDERPDYKQRIFDFLEQ, encoded by the coding sequence ATGAGCGAAAATCTTGTACATACGGTGAGTACGGGCTCTTTTGAAATGGATTACGCCCGTATCGGTTCGGGCCCTAAGCCCCTGATTGTGATTCCCGGACTTTCGATTAAGAGCGTCATGAAATCGGCTGCCTCGTTAGAAGGGCCTTACAAGATTTTTAAGGAAAAATACACGCTTTACTTTTTTGACCGCAAAAAAGACGCTAAGCCCGGTTATTCGCTGCCCGAAATGGCCGACGACCAGGTGGCTGCCCTCAAGGCTTTGGGCATTGAAAATGCCGATATCTATGGCGTGTCGCAAGGCGGCATGGTGGCGCAGTATATGGCAATCCGCAATCCCGAAGTCGTGAACAAGCTCGTGCTCGGATCCTCGACATCGAAGGCTGAGCCACGGCAGATTACGACGATTCGGAATTGGGCGCACCTTGCACGGGCCCGAGAAAGAGCAGCCCTTGTAAACAGCTTTATTGACGACTGCTTTAGCGAAAAGTTCGTGACCCGTTACCGCAGGGCTCTGCTTGCGCTGTACAAAGAAATCTCGGACGAAGAACTGGACCGTTTTGCACTTTTTTCGGATGCCTGCGATTATGTGGATACTTACGATGACCTTGGCAAAATCAAGTGTCCGGTGCTTGTGTTGGGGGCTGGCAAAGACCTTGTGACAACGCCTGAAGCGTCTGTCAAATTAGCCGAAAAGCTAAAGGCCGAAGGAGTTCCTTGCGAATTCTATATGTACGAAGATTGCGGCCATGCAGTCTTCGATGAACGGCCCGATTACAAGCAACGCATTTTTGATTTCCTGGAACAGTAA
- a CDS encoding mannose-1-phosphate guanylyltransferase/mannose-6-phosphate isomerase produces the protein MINLILCGGSGTRLWPVSRSLMPKQFAPLFDGQSLFRKTVVTNSAVCESQFIVSNADQFFLAKDQLETEGMTGSKFLLEPVGRNTAPAIALACLTMAPETVVLVSPSDHVIRKKDEYKKVLLRAEELAKAGNLVTFGITPTSPETGYGYIEADGENVKRFVEKPDRATAEKYLLAGNFYWNSGIFCFTAKTFLAELGKYSPEMLAAAKKALANATVEDGEPIRIDRDDMMAIPSNSIDYAVMEKSNKVKVVPSDIGWSDLGSFDSLYGEYQHDANGNNVNPRHIAVDSKNSLVMGGQRTIATIDLDKMLIVDTPDALLVAPLSSSQKVKKVVEELKERGSDLINVPQTVSRPWGTYSVLESTERYKMKRIVVKPGKRLSLQKHLHRSEHWVVVSGTATVTVGKNVFYVRPNESTYIPVGEVHRLQNEGKLPLVIVEVQVGEYTGEDDIIRVEDDFHRN, from the coding sequence ATGATTAACTTGATTCTTTGTGGTGGTTCGGGCACGCGCCTTTGGCCCGTGAGCCGTTCCCTGATGCCCAAACAGTTCGCCCCGCTTTTTGACGGACAGTCCCTGTTCCGCAAGACCGTGGTCACGAACTCCGCTGTTTGCGAATCCCAGTTTATTGTTTCTAACGCCGACCAGTTCTTCTTGGCCAAGGACCAGCTTGAAACGGAAGGCATGACGGGTAGCAAGTTCCTGTTGGAACCCGTGGGCCGTAACACCGCCCCGGCAATCGCCCTTGCCTGCCTTACGATGGCCCCCGAAACGGTCGTTCTCGTGTCTCCGTCTGACCACGTGATCCGCAAGAAGGACGAATACAAGAAGGTGCTTCTCCGCGCCGAAGAACTGGCGAAGGCCGGTAATCTGGTGACGTTCGGCATTACGCCCACCAGCCCCGAGACAGGCTACGGCTATATCGAAGCCGATGGCGAAAACGTAAAGCGCTTTGTGGAAAAGCCCGACCGCGCTACTGCCGAAAAGTACCTGCTGGCAGGGAACTTCTACTGGAACAGCGGTATCTTCTGCTTTACGGCAAAGACATTCCTCGCCGAACTGGGCAAATATTCCCCGGAAATGCTCGCCGCTGCGAAAAAGGCCCTTGCCAATGCGACAGTCGAAGACGGCGAACCCATTCGCATCGACCGCGACGACATGATGGCTATCCCGTCGAATTCCATCGACTATGCCGTCATGGAAAAGTCCAACAAGGTGAAGGTGGTTCCGAGCGATATCGGCTGGAGCGACCTCGGCAGCTTCGACAGCCTTTATGGCGAATACCAGCACGACGCAAACGGCAACAACGTGAACCCGCGCCACATTGCCGTGGACTCCAAGAATTCCCTTGTGATGGGCGGTCAGCGTACCATCGCGACGATCGACCTCGACAAGATGCTCATCGTGGACACCCCGGACGCGCTCCTCGTCGCTCCGCTCAGCAGCAGCCAGAAGGTCAAGAAGGTGGTGGAAGAACTCAAGGAACGCGGCTCTGACCTCATTAACGTGCCGCAGACCGTGAGCCGCCCGTGGGGAACGTACTCCGTGCTGGAATCTACCGAACGTTACAAGATGAAGCGTATCGTAGTGAAGCCGGGTAAGCGCCTCAGCCTGCAAAAGCACCTGCACCGCTCGGAACACTGGGTGGTCGTGAGCGGGACTGCTACGGTAACTGTCGGCAAGAATGTCTTCTACGTGCGTCCGAACGAATCGACTTACATCCCGGTGGGTGAAGTTCACCGCCTGCAGAACGAAGGCAAGCTCCCGCTGGTCATCGTCGAAGTCCAGGTGGGCGAATACACCGGCGAAGACGATATCATCCGCGTCGAAGACGACTTCCACAGAAACTAA